One window of the Chitinophaga niabensis genome contains the following:
- a CDS encoding DUF5000 domain-containing lipoprotein: MLHHKLTLLLTLGLVIAGCKEECVGPLPANDAAPAKITDLKVVNTPGGAKIAYVVPADPNLLYVQAEWEYKGFKRNTKSSYYGDTLVLQGFGDTDEYKVSVFSVSKAEKRSESVNVTVKPLNPPVYEVYTSLKVKPDFGGVNIDFVNETRGDVVITVLTKNAEGKMTPVDAFYTGLPKGNFTTRGLEPKPTLFGVFVKDRWGNISDTLLTEETPFFEKELNKKLFRELNPYPGDVNGNIYSAAYPMKNLWDGGSTIFVTAQAYGVPVSFSIDLGVKANLSRMKYFQRQSTAFYFNSATPLEWDVYGSNSPAPDGNYNSWTLLMHCTSRKPSGLPLGQASNDDINYALAGEDFNFPLSSEGYRYLRFNVTKTYGSATNITFAELTFWGAF; encoded by the coding sequence ATGTTGCATCATAAATTAACACTGCTCCTGACGCTGGGCCTGGTCATTGCCGGATGTAAGGAAGAATGTGTAGGCCCTTTACCGGCAAACGATGCCGCTCCCGCAAAGATCACCGATCTGAAAGTAGTGAATACGCCCGGTGGCGCAAAGATCGCCTATGTAGTACCTGCAGATCCAAACCTGCTGTATGTACAGGCAGAATGGGAATATAAGGGTTTCAAACGTAACACCAAATCATCTTACTACGGCGATACACTGGTGTTGCAAGGTTTTGGCGATACCGATGAATACAAGGTAAGTGTGTTTTCCGTAAGTAAAGCGGAGAAACGTTCCGAATCTGTGAACGTAACGGTAAAACCCCTGAATCCCCCTGTGTATGAGGTATACACCAGCCTGAAGGTGAAACCGGACTTTGGTGGTGTGAATATTGATTTTGTGAACGAAACACGCGGAGATGTGGTGATCACCGTGCTCACGAAAAACGCAGAGGGTAAAATGACTCCCGTAGACGCTTTTTATACCGGCCTGCCCAAAGGCAACTTCACCACCCGCGGCCTTGAACCTAAACCCACTTTATTCGGTGTGTTTGTAAAAGACAGATGGGGTAACATATCCGATACCCTGCTCACAGAAGAAACACCTTTCTTCGAAAAGGAACTGAATAAAAAGCTCTTCAGGGAACTGAATCCATACCCCGGCGATGTGAACGGCAATATCTACTCTGCTGCTTATCCCATGAAGAACCTGTGGGATGGCGGTAGCACCATCTTTGTAACTGCACAGGCATACGGTGTGCCGGTAAGTTTCTCCATCGACCTTGGTGTAAAAGCCAACCTGAGCCGCATGAAATACTTCCAGCGCCAGAGCACCGCATTCTACTTCAACTCCGCCACTCCCCTGGAATGGGATGTATACGGTTCCAACAGCCCTGCTCCGGATGGTAACTATAACAGCTGGACGCTGCTGATGCACTGCACTTCCCGCAAACCTTCCGGGCTGCCGCTTGGCCAGGCTTCCAACGATGATATTAACTATGCGCTCGCCGGGGAAGATTTCAACTTCCCGCTGAGCTCAGAAGGATATCGTTACCTGCGCTTCAATGTAACCAAAACATATGGTAGCGCCACTAACATTACGTTCGCCGAGCTTACCTTCTGGGGAGCTTTCTAA